A single region of the Microlunatus panaciterrae genome encodes:
- a CDS encoding DUF5998 family protein, giving the protein MRVHSTKADLRAEIAACGYFPELVEDAISLAVADEELLDFVVHHEPTFNRDEIHRHITVLALTPTRLVVGHTDDHPADPNIPGNYASSSTESVALRQVNTVVVTRVVTKPEDFHAGSPDIHETWLSVGWGAMRRLDLEPASCSDPQCEADHGFTGALVGDDLTVRMSAAAEGPDRVARLVSFATALQRAAAL; this is encoded by the coding sequence ATGAGGGTGCACTCGACCAAGGCGGATCTGCGCGCCGAGATCGCCGCCTGCGGCTACTTCCCGGAGCTGGTCGAAGACGCGATCTCGCTCGCCGTCGCCGACGAGGAGCTGCTGGACTTCGTCGTGCACCACGAACCGACGTTCAACCGGGACGAGATCCACCGGCACATCACCGTACTGGCGCTGACACCCACCCGCCTGGTGGTGGGACACACTGACGACCATCCGGCCGACCCGAACATCCCCGGCAACTACGCGTCCAGCTCGACCGAGTCGGTCGCGCTGCGGCAGGTGAACACTGTCGTCGTGACCCGGGTGGTCACCAAACCGGAGGACTTCCACGCCGGTTCACCGGACATCCACGAGACCTGGCTCTCGGTGGGCTGGGGAGCGATGCGTCGACTCGACCTCGAGCCGGCCAGCTGCTCGGACCCGCAGTGCGAGGCCGACCATGGCTTCACCGGCGCGTTGGTCGGCGACGACCTGACGGTCAGGATGTCGGCAGCTGCGGAGGGTCCTGACCGGGTGGCCCGGCTGGTGAGCTTCGCCACGGCGTTGCAGCGGGCGGCCGCCTTGTGA
- a CDS encoding nucleotide pyrophosphatase/phosphodiesterase family protein yields MTARTALPPMVKPVYQHSTLSDLVPSIGAHLGIAGYREDLLGLPGSDRYVVVLIDGLGWHLIRRAAQAAPYLAGLLGDGRAITSAVPSTTVTSLTCLGTGLAPGQHGMVGYTSRVPETGEILNALTWESELVAKDYQSRPTAFERISTAGVAMSSVALHRFECSGLTQAALRGADFVGFEHEKAEDTRIELTVEAAMRGSRSLVYAYERELDHSGHVDGCDSQVWLRHLARIDAMCERLRESLPDEVTMIITGDHGMIDIPSGNRLIVEDEPGLLAGVSALAGEGRFRQLYVDHENPERVADRWRDRLGELAWVRTRDEAFDEGWFGQVDASIVDRYGHVMVAMRDDHAVMTRQFPRELSLVGMHGSLTPAEMMVPLFTD; encoded by the coding sequence GTGACGGCACGGACCGCCCTGCCGCCGATGGTGAAGCCGGTCTACCAGCACTCCACCCTCAGTGACCTGGTGCCCAGCATCGGTGCGCACCTGGGCATCGCCGGCTACCGTGAGGACCTGCTCGGTCTGCCCGGCTCCGACCGCTACGTCGTGGTGCTGATCGACGGTCTCGGCTGGCACCTGATCCGTCGTGCCGCCCAGGCGGCGCCCTATCTGGCGGGGCTGCTCGGCGACGGTCGCGCGATCACCTCGGCCGTGCCCAGCACCACCGTCACCAGCCTCACCTGCCTCGGCACCGGCCTAGCCCCCGGTCAACACGGGATGGTGGGCTACACCTCCCGGGTGCCGGAGACCGGTGAGATCCTCAACGCGCTGACCTGGGAGTCCGAGCTCGTCGCCAAGGACTACCAGAGTCGGCCGACGGCGTTCGAGCGGATCAGCACGGCCGGGGTCGCCATGAGCTCGGTGGCGCTGCACCGGTTCGAATGCAGCGGGCTCACCCAGGCGGCCCTGCGCGGGGCGGACTTCGTCGGTTTCGAGCACGAGAAGGCCGAGGACACGCGGATCGAGCTGACCGTCGAGGCGGCGATGAGGGGCAGCCGGAGCCTGGTCTACGCGTACGAGCGGGAGCTTGATCATTCCGGTCATGTCGACGGTTGCGATTCGCAGGTGTGGTTGCGCCATCTGGCCCGGATCGACGCCATGTGTGAGCGGCTGCGAGAGAGCCTGCCGGACGAGGTGACCATGATCATCACCGGTGACCACGGCATGATCGACATCCCCAGCGGCAACCGGCTGATCGTCGAGGACGAGCCGGGGCTGTTGGCAGGAGTGTCCGCACTGGCCGGTGAGGGTCGCTTCCGCCAGCTCTATGTCGATCATGAGAACCCCGAGCGGGTCGCGGACCGGTGGCGCGATCGGCTCGGTGAGCTGGCCTGGGTCAGGACCCGCGACGAGGCGTTCGACGAGGGCTGGTTCGGCCAGGTCGACGCCTCGATCGTCGACCGCTACGGGCATGTGATGGTGGCCATGCGCGACGACCATGCGGTGATGACCCGTCAGTTCCCCAGGGAACTGTCACTGGTGGGAATGCACGGGTCGCTCACCCCCGCCGAGATGATGGTCCCCCTCTTCACCGACTGA
- a CDS encoding aminotransferase class I/II-fold pyridoxal phosphate-dependent enzyme has translation MPNRPTDPPALATRLAGVTSSIVRDLLALTERPGIISFAGGLPAPELFDVEGTAESFATVLSTGARAALQYSPTEGNATLRAIVADRYTALGLPTRAENIVITTGSQQGLSLLAATLVDPGDAVLVERPSYLAALQALTLAGARLIEVPSNGDGVDLDALAELARRHSARLFYTVPTFHNPTGRTLDAHQRGRIAEIAQQVGFRVIADDPYHELRYSGESLAPMAAFCDSDHVVSTGSFSKILAPGLRLGFVRCDPTIKPGLVVAKQSADLHTSTLDQAAAAHYLATGRLSASLARARCEYGRRRDALLAGLESALPPGSRWTNPDGGMFVWAELPEGWDAAVLLPTAIAHQVAFVPGASFFASAPRANTMRLSFTTYDPETIAEGTRRLGLALAG, from the coding sequence GTGCCCAATCGGCCGACCGATCCGCCAGCACTCGCCACCCGACTGGCCGGAGTCACGTCATCGATCGTCCGTGACCTGCTCGCGCTCACCGAACGGCCCGGCATCATCTCCTTCGCCGGCGGGCTGCCCGCCCCGGAGCTGTTCGACGTCGAGGGAACCGCCGAGTCCTTCGCCACCGTGCTGAGCACGGGCGCCCGCGCGGCTCTGCAGTACTCACCCACCGAAGGGAACGCGACCCTGCGGGCGATCGTTGCCGACCGCTACACCGCCCTGGGTCTGCCCACCAGGGCCGAGAACATCGTGATCACCACTGGTTCACAGCAGGGGTTGTCACTCCTGGCGGCAACGCTGGTCGACCCCGGCGATGCCGTCCTGGTCGAACGACCCAGCTATCTGGCCGCCTTGCAGGCCCTGACACTGGCCGGCGCCCGGCTCATCGAGGTGCCGTCCAACGGCGACGGTGTCGACCTCGACGCGCTGGCTGAGCTGGCGAGGCGCCACTCCGCTCGCCTCTTCTACACCGTGCCGACCTTCCACAACCCGACCGGCCGCACCCTGGATGCCCACCAGCGCGGTCGGATCGCCGAGATCGCCCAACAGGTCGGCTTCCGGGTGATCGCCGACGACCCGTACCACGAGCTGCGCTACTCGGGTGAGTCGCTGGCACCGATGGCCGCCTTCTGCGACAGCGACCACGTGGTGAGCACCGGCAGCTTCTCCAAGATCCTGGCCCCAGGGCTCCGGCTCGGTTTCGTCCGCTGCGACCCGACGATCAAACCCGGACTGGTGGTGGCCAAGCAGTCGGCGGACCTGCACACCTCCACCCTCGACCAGGCAGCCGCAGCGCACTATCTGGCCACCGGTCGGCTGTCCGCAAGCCTGGCCCGGGCCCGCTGCGAGTACGGTCGTCGCCGGGACGCCCTGCTCGCAGGACTGGAGTCGGCGCTGCCCCCGGGCAGCCGCTGGACCAACCCGGACGGCGGAATGTTCGTCTGGGCGGAACTCCCCGAAGGGTGGGACGCGGCCGTACTGCTGCCAACGGCCATCGCGCACCAGGTGGCCTTCGTTCCTGGCGCATCCTTCTTCGCCAGTGCCCCGAGGGCCAACACCATGCGGCTCTCCTTCACCACCTACGACCCGGAGACCATCGCCGAGGGGACGCGCCGGCTCGGCCTGGCGCTGGCGGGCTGA
- a CDS encoding rhodanese-like domain-containing protein yields MSVLIGAQDLLAALGSDQPPVIADVRWELGRDTGRADFEAGHIPGAQFVDLDRELAAPPGAGGRHPLPPPEVFQQAMRRIGVSNDRAVVVYDAANSLAASRLWWLLADAGHDQVAVLDGGLAAWTKAGQPVTAGESEHVPAGDFDGRPGQLGQVDSATLAALIDKGEAPVLVDVRGAERYAGENEPIDPVAGHIPGAVSAPSMDNVDADGRFVAPKVLRERFTALGVDGDAVLYCGSGITAAHTLLAMRSAGIGGGTLYPGSWSDWIRDPDRPVRTGPLP; encoded by the coding sequence GTGAGCGTGTTGATCGGGGCCCAGGACCTCCTGGCAGCGCTGGGATCGGACCAGCCACCGGTGATCGCCGACGTCCGCTGGGAACTGGGCCGAGACACCGGCCGGGCCGACTTCGAGGCCGGTCACATCCCTGGTGCCCAGTTCGTTGATCTTGACCGCGAACTGGCCGCGCCCCCCGGAGCTGGTGGGCGGCACCCCCTGCCGCCGCCTGAGGTCTTTCAACAAGCGATGCGACGGATTGGGGTGAGCAACGACCGAGCCGTGGTGGTCTACGATGCGGCCAACTCGTTGGCTGCCTCCCGGCTGTGGTGGTTGCTGGCCGATGCCGGGCATGACCAGGTCGCTGTTCTCGATGGTGGCCTCGCCGCCTGGACGAAGGCCGGCCAGCCGGTCACAGCGGGGGAGTCCGAGCACGTCCCGGCCGGGGACTTCGACGGTCGACCCGGCCAGCTGGGCCAGGTCGACTCGGCCACGCTGGCAGCCTTGATCGACAAGGGAGAGGCCCCGGTGCTGGTCGACGTCAGGGGAGCGGAACGCTACGCCGGCGAGAACGAACCAATCGATCCGGTCGCGGGTCACATCCCGGGGGCGGTGAGCGCACCGTCGATGGACAACGTCGACGCCGACGGTCGGTTCGTCGCACCGAAAGTCCTGAGGGAGCGCTTCACCGCGCTCGGTGTCGACGGCGACGCCGTCCTCTACTGCGGCTCGGGCATCACCGCAGCCCACACCCTGCTGGCGATGCGGTCAGCCGGGATCGGCGGTGGCACTCTCTATCCCGGCTCGTGGAGCGACTGGATCAGAGACCCCGACCGACCGGTCCGCACCGGCCCGCTCCCCTGA